In Phragmites australis chromosome 24, lpPhrAust1.1, whole genome shotgun sequence, the following are encoded in one genomic region:
- the LOC133907639 gene encoding dirigent protein 21-like, with product MAYCKLYSVVLAVALLLAAGPALRPVEAASAHLHFYMHDVTGGPSPTAVRVVNGPRGYFGNTVVIDDKLTEGTSSSSTTVGHAQGYYMVASVANLELLVNMNVVLTSGPYAGSSITVVGRDDINAAVRELSVVGGTGQFRMARGYVLWKTVTPEILDLEIFVNP from the coding sequence atGGCTTACTGCAAGCTCTACTCCGTGGTGCTTGCCGTCGCCTTACTCCTCGCCGCCGGGCCGGCGTTGCGGCCGGTGGAGGCAGCGTCGGCGCACCTGCACTTCTACATGCACGACGTGACGGGCGGCCCGTCGCCAACAGCGGTGCGAGTGGTGAACGGCCCACGCGGCTACTTCGGCAACACGGTGGTGATCGACGACAAGCTGACGGAGGGCACGTCATCGTCGTCGACGACGGTAGGGCACGCGCAGGGATACTACATGGTAGCCTCAGTGGCGAACCTGGAGCTGCTGGTGAATATGAACGTGGTGCTCACGTCGGGGCCGTACGCCGGCAGCTCGATCACGGTGGTGGGGCGCGACGACATCAACGCGGCGGTGCGGGAGCTCTCGGTGGTTGGTGGCACCGGGCAGTTCAGGATGGCACGCGGCTACGTGCTGTGGAAGACCGTCACCCCCGAGATTCTCGACCTCGAAATCTTCGTCAACCCCTGA